The following coding sequences lie in one Paenibacillus durus ATCC 35681 genomic window:
- a CDS encoding BofC C-terminal domain-containing protein: MSSFRLKKQLWRRWRRWKKALWVGTACAVLIICAWSGMRMSEDISRLLTGSMSAAEQTFAELNDRASGGDILLPEQVSAVFEQEDQKEQASNQGNADSLIKVIADSGLSRKVHYKTTYVCDEEIRNVPQAMSPKELQFLIAEHSDWQGKIGPEGDVWLERNVNDLSPSCKKEAYIGIDNEGNLTLYKGPPKREEALKTFFQIDIGTMKSALPEKMWWQLQGGIRVQDIDEYNSVLSTFSDYARDNAEAM, encoded by the coding sequence ATGAGTTCTTTTCGTCTGAAAAAGCAGCTGTGGCGCCGGTGGAGACGTTGGAAAAAAGCGCTGTGGGTCGGAACGGCATGCGCAGTTCTTATAATCTGTGCCTGGTCCGGCATGCGCATGTCTGAGGATATATCGAGACTGTTGACAGGATCAATGTCGGCAGCGGAGCAAACCTTTGCCGAGCTCAATGACCGCGCCTCGGGCGGTGACATCCTACTGCCTGAGCAGGTTTCCGCTGTGTTCGAGCAAGAAGATCAGAAAGAGCAGGCTTCAAATCAAGGCAATGCCGATTCCCTTATCAAGGTTATTGCCGATAGCGGTCTTAGCCGGAAAGTGCATTATAAAACAACCTATGTCTGTGACGAGGAAATCCGTAATGTACCCCAAGCGATGAGCCCTAAGGAATTGCAGTTCCTCATTGCTGAACATTCGGACTGGCAGGGGAAGATTGGGCCTGAAGGAGATGTCTGGCTGGAACGGAATGTGAACGATTTATCGCCTTCCTGTAAGAAGGAAGCGTATATTGGCATAGATAACGAAGGGAATCTTACCCTGTACAAAGGCCCTCCTAAACGGGAGGAGGCGCTCAAGACTTTTTTTCAAATCGACATAGGCACTATGAAATCTGCTCTACCGGAGAAGATGTGGTGGCAGCTTCAAGGCGGAATCCGCGTGCAGGATATCGATGAGTATAACAGTGTTCTGTCAACCTTCAGCGATTATGCGAGGGACAATGCCGAGGCAATGTAG